The following are from one region of the candidate division KSB1 bacterium genome:
- a CDS encoding tetratricopeptide repeat protein: MKITFFAILAVQVFLHDVITYAHPNENAEAPATTGALLNLDHNTRIDSLLQTAITQTILQRYEEALALIDLVVKSTPNEPVGYFFRAAVLQARMLDYEDYDHDEKAFFSATAVCRKLAQTKLKERRDKAWAHFFYGSAMGYEAFLLGKKKKYFEAFRYGWQSLQHLEAALKIEPQLHDACLGIGTYKYYRSKMSRTFSWLPFVKDEREEGIRMIRQAIAHGRYGRTAAINGLSWILIDENRPAEALALVDSALVMYPTSRFFLWSAGEAAYRAKRYDQAAAHYRLIISSLQHENRLSPYLELVGRTRLVKAYQAAGKTQEACRELERIGALNLSKPDRERGEEFLEEAGKYRRKCDEATNAKGRITEQK; encoded by the coding sequence ATGAAAATAACTTTTTTTGCCATCTTAGCCGTTCAAGTTTTCCTCCATGACGTGATAACTTACGCACATCCGAACGAAAATGCGGAAGCACCAGCCACGACTGGCGCGTTGCTTAATCTCGATCACAACACGCGAATCGACTCGCTTTTGCAAACAGCAATCACCCAAACCATCTTACAACGGTACGAAGAAGCTCTGGCGCTGATTGATTTGGTGGTCAAATCAACCCCAAACGAACCCGTCGGATATTTTTTTAGAGCTGCTGTTTTGCAGGCGCGAATGCTGGATTATGAAGACTACGACCATGATGAGAAGGCATTTTTTTCGGCAACCGCCGTCTGCCGCAAGCTGGCGCAAACGAAACTAAAAGAACGTCGCGACAAGGCTTGGGCGCATTTTTTTTATGGCAGCGCGATGGGCTACGAAGCTTTTTTATTGGGAAAAAAGAAAAAGTACTTCGAAGCTTTCCGTTACGGCTGGCAAAGCCTTCAGCACTTGGAAGCGGCGTTGAAAATCGAACCACAACTGCACGACGCCTGTCTCGGCATCGGCACGTACAAATACTATCGCAGCAAAATGAGCAGAACCTTCAGTTGGCTCCCCTTCGTCAAAGATGAGCGTGAAGAGGGGATTCGCATGATTCGGCAAGCCATCGCGCACGGCCGCTACGGCCGCACCGCCGCCATCAACGGCCTAAGCTGGATTCTCATCGACGAAAACCGTCCGGCAGAAGCCCTGGCGCTGGTCGATTCGGCGTTAGTCATGTATCCGACGAGCCGCTTCTTTCTTTGGAGCGCCGGCGAAGCGGCTTATCGTGCCAAACGCTACGATCAAGCGGCGGCGCATTATCGCCTGATTATTTCGTCTTTGCAACACGAGAACCGCCTGTCCCCATATTTGGAGTTGGTGGGACGCACGCGCCTGGTAAAAGCCTACCAAGCCGCCGGCAAAACTCAGGAAGCCTGCCGAGAACTCGAACGAATCGGCGCGCTGAATTTATCGAAGCCTGATCGCGAACGCGGCGAAGAGTTTTTGGAGGAAGCTGGAAAGTATCGGAGAAAGTGTGATGAAGCGACAAATGCGAAGGGCCGGATAACCGAGCAGAAATAA
- a CDS encoding sigma-70 family RNA polymerase sigma factor, which produces MAKLTGGSRSRSDQTLEKYLQEIGEVPLLSAEDEIELAKRIKRGDQDALEKLTKANLRFVVSVAKQYQNQGPSLGDLINEGNLGLIKAANRFDETRGFKFISYAVWWIRQSILQALAEQSRVVRLPLNRVGAINKVAKAFSALEQEFEREPMPHEIADELAMTVADVADTIKISGKHLSLDAPFNQDEESRLLDVIENNEMPPPDSSLMTESLKIEVERALSTLTPREAEVVKLYFGLGREHPLTLEEIGLRFKLTRERVRQIKEKAIKRLRHASRSKPLRSYLG; this is translated from the coding sequence GTGGCCAAGCTCACTGGTGGTAGCCGTTCGCGCAGCGACCAGACACTGGAAAAATATCTCCAGGAAATCGGCGAGGTGCCGCTACTATCGGCTGAAGATGAAATCGAACTCGCGAAACGCATCAAACGGGGTGATCAGGACGCCTTAGAGAAGCTCACCAAAGCCAATCTGCGCTTTGTGGTGAGCGTCGCCAAACAATACCAGAATCAGGGGCCGTCGCTGGGTGACTTGATTAACGAAGGGAATTTGGGCCTGATCAAAGCTGCCAACCGTTTTGACGAGACCCGCGGCTTTAAGTTTATTTCTTATGCCGTCTGGTGGATTCGCCAGTCCATCCTGCAGGCGCTGGCGGAGCAATCCCGTGTGGTGCGTTTGCCGCTCAACCGCGTCGGCGCCATCAACAAAGTCGCCAAAGCCTTCAGCGCGCTGGAGCAGGAATTTGAACGGGAGCCGATGCCCCACGAGATCGCTGATGAGCTGGCGATGACAGTCGCCGACGTTGCTGATACGATCAAAATTTCCGGCAAGCACCTCTCGCTCGATGCGCCATTTAACCAGGACGAAGAGAGTCGCCTGCTCGACGTCATTGAAAACAACGAAATGCCGCCGCCGGACAGTTCGTTAATGACGGAGTCGTTGAAAATCGAGGTGGAACGGGCACTATCGACGCTGACCCCAAGAGAAGCCGAAGTGGTGAAGCTCTATTTTGGATTGGGTCGGGAGCACCCGCTCACTTTGGAAGAAATCGGCCTGCGCTTCAAACTCACTCGCGAGCGCGTCCGGCAAATCAAAGAAAAGGCGATCAAGCGCCTCCGCCATGCTTCACGCAGCAAGCCTCTGCGCAGTTACCTGGGGTGA
- a CDS encoding M23 family metallopeptidase yields MFSSFVVMLLLVGSSIALFTDAYHNVRIASLSKTNQILNSQLQLLNNKVAEIETQMQAVERSDDVMRIKNGLPRLDEDLRRVGTGGGGEENPELNGLPSDLQSQTKQISLAVSALARRLKLHEENIAEVSAKMRKDSVMYKHIPSIRPVLDRDGHVTDKFGMRIDPFIERAKHHNGIDISAETGTEVYAAAAGRVEKAENVYTPWSGYGKYIVIDHGNGYKTLYGHLSQVHVKVGQQVDRWKVIGLVGETGRATGPHLHYEVILNGKSLNPERNMLEGQNY; encoded by the coding sequence ATGTTTTCTTCATTTGTTGTGATGTTGCTTTTGGTCGGATCCTCTATCGCGCTCTTCACTGACGCGTATCATAATGTCCGTATTGCCTCGTTGAGCAAGACCAACCAAATCCTCAACAGTCAGTTGCAACTCTTGAACAACAAAGTTGCTGAAATTGAAACGCAGATGCAAGCTGTGGAGCGCAGCGACGATGTCATGCGCATCAAAAACGGTTTGCCGCGCCTCGACGAGGATTTGCGCCGCGTCGGTACCGGCGGCGGAGGAGAAGAAAATCCCGAGTTGAATGGATTGCCGTCGGATTTACAGAGCCAAACCAAACAGATCAGTTTGGCCGTTTCGGCGTTGGCGCGCCGCCTGAAACTGCATGAAGAGAATATCGCGGAAGTCAGCGCGAAAATGAGAAAAGATTCCGTCATGTACAAGCACATCCCATCCATTCGGCCGGTGCTTGACCGCGATGGACATGTTACCGACAAGTTCGGCATGCGTATCGACCCGTTTATCGAACGGGCCAAACATCATAACGGCATCGACATTTCCGCCGAAACTGGCACCGAAGTTTATGCCGCCGCCGCCGGGCGCGTGGAAAAAGCCGAAAATGTTTACACACCGTGGTCCGGCTATGGCAAATACATCGTCATCGATCATGGGAATGGTTATAAAACGTTATATGGCCATCTTTCCCAAGTCCATGTCAAGGTTGGACAACAGGTTGATCGCTGGAAAGTGATCGGTTTGGTTGGCGAAACTGGTCGCGCCACCGGGCCTCACTTGCACTACGAAGTCATCCTGAATGGCAAGTCGCTCAATCCCGAGCGGAATATGCTGGAAGGGCAGAATTATTAA
- a CDS encoding BrnT family toxin codes for MYEERFVIIGESNRRRLLVFVHTDRGDKIRLISARVATSHDHEEIR; via the coding sequence TTGTATGAAGAGCGCTTCGTCATTATTGGTGAGTCCAATAGACGACGTCTTTTAGTATTTGTTCATACTGACCGCGGTGATAAGATTCGCCTGATCAGTGCGCGCGTCGCTACCTCACATGATCATGAAGAAATCAGATAA
- a CDS encoding ATP-dependent helicase, whose translation MKTRFTPQLSLPIEVDGEKTADAKPSNFAPHQDQGAVTPANFSIDRILEELNDAQREAVQHPAGPLAIIAGAGTGKTRVITFRIAYLIAAKLAKPNEILALTFTDKAAAEMEERVDVLVPYSYTDMTIATFHSFGDSLVREFAVDLGLDPDFKLMTQAEQALFLREHLFKLPLKHYRPLSNPTKFLHDLLRHFSRAKDEDISPAEYLEFAEKNLAAARQQSDDAALILEAEKQVELAKCYEAYQKLLVEASLSDFGDQITHAIRLLRESPDVRRRLQQRYRYILVDEFQDTNYAQFQLVKELAAAHRNITVVADDDQSIYKFRGAAISNILNFSDTYPDAKYVVLTQNYRSTQAILDASYKLIRHNDPDRLEVKQKINKKLVGRVPGGKPVEHLHFDTLSAEAEAVAETIRQKIASEQFKYGDFCILVRSNSAADPYLRALAEKKIPHRFSGTRGLYQREEIRLLIAFLKTLADPRDSQSLYHLALSEIYRMPMADLQPCLSLHDRTNHPLISIFRKPAEFEWSEPLSAEGRVTMAKIVSDHDKYLEKSRQLPAYALLYHFLKDTGYLSRLAAGESAESDYKLRNLAKFFNTVQNYSHFTASGDAAFFAKHLDLMRDFGDDPGLADADLDEDAVHVLTIHKAKGLEFPVVFMVGLVAQKFPTAKRNSTIELPEALIKDHLPEGDSHLQEERRLFYVGMTRAQRELYLTSSRDHGGAKPRKVSRFVHEAVDHAHADEDYLKRSPLESLARFELTPQEMPPADGVIPADQLLTLDSHKIDDYLTCPLKYKYARILRVPIEMHHTIIYGKAIHEAVRKYNQCKLQNQPVSEDDLLRVFKANWHSEGFISREHEDQRFAYGQEVLKRFFAQQEAGGTVPAYVEEQFKFRLGNNLIVGRWDRIDELPDGSVYVIDYKSSEVNDPEKVREQTVKSLQLRLYAIAYEQRFNRPVTGWRLHFLDTGLIGESPHKAQLLEKTKKDVLKAAEGIRQRDYTPDPGPVKCPSCAYQDICPAAER comes from the coding sequence TTGAAAACTCGTTTCACTCCACAACTCAGTCTGCCCATTGAGGTTGATGGTGAAAAGACCGCCGACGCAAAACCATCGAACTTTGCGCCACACCAGGACCAGGGTGCCGTCACGCCGGCAAACTTTTCCATCGACCGTATTTTAGAGGAGTTGAATGACGCGCAGCGGGAAGCGGTGCAGCATCCGGCCGGGCCGTTGGCGATCATTGCCGGCGCCGGCACCGGCAAAACCCGTGTCATCACCTTTCGCATCGCCTACCTCATCGCCGCCAAACTCGCCAAACCCAACGAAATTCTCGCCCTCACCTTCACCGACAAAGCCGCCGCCGAAATGGAAGAACGTGTCGATGTCCTGGTGCCTTACAGCTACACCGACATGACGATTGCGACGTTTCACTCCTTCGGCGACAGCTTGGTGCGCGAATTTGCCGTTGATCTCGGCCTCGATCCCGATTTCAAGCTGATGACGCAAGCCGAGCAGGCGCTGTTTTTGCGCGAGCACCTCTTCAAGCTGCCGCTCAAACATTATCGCCCGCTGAGCAACCCCACCAAATTTCTCCATGACTTGCTGCGTCACTTCAGCCGCGCCAAAGATGAAGACATCTCGCCGGCGGAGTATCTCGAATTTGCCGAAAAAAATCTCGCCGCGGCGCGCCAACAAAGCGATGATGCTGCCCTCATTTTGGAAGCGGAAAAACAAGTTGAGTTGGCCAAATGCTACGAGGCGTATCAAAAGCTGTTGGTCGAGGCGAGCCTGTCGGATTTCGGTGATCAAATCACGCACGCGATTCGTTTGCTGCGTGAGTCACCTGACGTTCGCCGCCGCTTGCAGCAACGTTATCGCTATATCCTCGTCGATGAATTTCAAGACACCAATTATGCCCAATTTCAGCTTGTCAAAGAACTGGCCGCCGCTCATCGCAATATCACCGTCGTGGCTGATGACGACCAATCCATTTATAAATTTCGCGGCGCCGCGATCAGCAATATTTTGAATTTCAGCGACACCTACCCCGACGCCAAATACGTCGTGCTTACCCAAAACTATCGCTCGACGCAGGCGATTTTGGACGCTTCTTACAAACTGATTCGCCATAATGATCCCGACCGCCTCGAAGTCAAGCAAAAAATCAACAAAAAATTAGTTGGTCGCGTGCCGGGTGGCAAGCCGGTCGAGCATTTGCATTTTGATACTTTGTCCGCCGAAGCCGAGGCAGTCGCTGAAACGATCAGGCAAAAAATCGCCAGCGAACAATTCAAGTACGGCGATTTTTGTATTCTGGTGCGCTCGAACAGCGCCGCTGATCCTTATTTGCGCGCCCTTGCCGAGAAGAAAATTCCTCACCGCTTTTCCGGCACTCGCGGGCTTTATCAGCGCGAAGAAATCCGGTTGCTCATCGCCTTTCTCAAAACTCTAGCGGATCCGCGCGATTCGCAGAGCCTCTATCATCTGGCGTTGTCGGAAATTTACCGCATGCCGATGGCGGATTTGCAGCCCTGCCTCAGTCTTCACGACCGCACCAACCATCCGCTCATCAGCATTTTTCGCAAACCGGCCGAGTTCGAATGGAGCGAGCCGCTTTCCGCGGAAGGCCGGGTGACGATGGCGAAGATCGTCAGCGATCACGACAAATATCTCGAAAAATCGCGCCAACTGCCGGCGTATGCGTTGCTCTATCATTTTCTCAAAGACACCGGCTACCTGAGCCGGTTGGCCGCCGGCGAATCCGCCGAAAGCGATTACAAGCTGCGCAATCTCGCCAAATTTTTTAATACGGTGCAAAATTATTCGCATTTCACCGCCTCCGGCGACGCCGCGTTTTTTGCCAAGCATCTCGATCTCATGCGCGACTTCGGCGACGATCCGGGCCTCGCCGACGCCGATCTCGACGAAGACGCCGTGCATGTGTTGACCATTCACAAAGCCAAGGGCTTGGAATTTCCCGTTGTTTTCATGGTTGGGCTGGTGGCGCAAAAATTTCCGACGGCTAAACGCAACTCGACCATCGAGCTGCCCGAGGCGCTGATTAAAGATCACTTGCCGGAGGGGGATTCCCATTTGCAGGAGGAACGCCGGCTGTTTTATGTCGGCATGACGCGGGCGCAGCGCGAGCTGTATCTCACCAGCTCGCGCGATCACGGCGGCGCCAAGCCGAGAAAAGTGAGCCGGTTCGTTCACGAGGCCGTCGATCACGCTCACGCCGACGAAGATTACCTCAAACGCTCGCCGTTGGAATCGCTGGCGCGTTTTGAGCTGACGCCACAGGAAATGCCGCCCGCGGACGGCGTGATTCCCGCCGATCAACTTCTCACGCTCGATTCGCACAAAATTGACGACTATCTCACTTGTCCGCTGAAATACAAATACGCCCGCATTTTACGCGTGCCGATCGAAATGCACCACACCATCATTTACGGCAAAGCGATTCACGAGGCGGTTCGCAAATACAACCAATGCAAATTGCAAAACCAGCCGGTGAGCGAAGATGATCTGTTGCGGGTGTTCAAAGCCAATTGGCACAGCGAGGGTTTTATCAGCCGCGAGCACGAGGACCAGCGTTTTGCTTACGGCCAGGAAGTGCTCAAAAGATTTTTTGCACAACAGGAAGCCGGCGGAACGGTTCCGGCTTACGTCGAGGAACAGTTCAAATTCCGTCTCGGCAACAATCTCATCGTTGGCCGCTGGGATCGCATCGACGAGCTTCCTGATGGCAGTGTTTACGTGATCGACTACAAATCTTCGGAAGTTAATGACCCCGAAAAAGTGCGCGAGCAAACCGTGAAGAGCCTGCAGTTACGCCTTTATGCCATCGCCTACGAGCAGCGGTTCAATCGTCCGGTCACCGGCTGGCGTTTGCATTTTCTCGATACCGGTTTGATCGGCGAATCACCGCATAAAGCGCAGCTTTTGGAAAAAACCAAAAAGGATGTTCTAAAAGCCGCTGAGGGGATTCGCCAGCGGGATTACACGCCTGATCCCGGGCCGGTGAAATGCCCATCTTGTGCGTATCAGGATATTTGCCCGGCAGCAGAGAGATAG
- a CDS encoding AAA family ATPase, whose protein sequence is MARTISISNQKGGVGKTTTAVNLSSCIAVAEHKVLVVDIDPQANTTSGFGVDPKTVRNSIYEVLINDLDINQAIVKTQLDFLDLLPSHMRLVGAELELVSAISREKILQQALANLKKPYDYIFIDCPPSLGLLTLNALTAADSVLIPIQCEYYALEGLSQLLNTVRLVQKHLNSRLEIEGVLLTMFDGRLNLSRQVAEDVKKYFGDKVFKSVILRNVRLSEAPSHGKPIILYDAVCSGAENYMSLATEILNGHHEEVGKRAVRAHS, encoded by the coding sequence ATGGCCAGGACCATTTCCATATCGAATCAAAAAGGCGGCGTCGGGAAGACCACGACGGCGGTCAATCTATCATCCTGCATCGCCGTTGCCGAGCATAAAGTGCTGGTGGTGGACATCGATCCACAGGCCAACACCACGAGCGGTTTCGGCGTCGATCCGAAAACCGTCCGCAACAGCATTTACGAGGTGCTGATCAACGATCTCGACATCAATCAGGCCATCGTCAAAACGCAGTTGGATTTTTTGGATCTGCTGCCGTCGCACATGCGGCTGGTCGGCGCGGAGCTGGAATTGGTCAGCGCGATTTCGCGTGAAAAAATTTTGCAGCAGGCGCTGGCCAATTTGAAAAAGCCCTACGATTATATTTTCATCGACTGCCCGCCCTCGCTCGGCTTGCTCACGCTGAACGCCCTCACCGCCGCCGACTCGGTGCTGATTCCGATTCAGTGCGAATATTACGCGCTGGAGGGTTTGAGCCAGTTGTTGAACACCGTGCGGCTGGTGCAGAAACATCTGAACAGCCGCCTGGAGATCGAGGGCGTGCTTTTGACGATGTTCGACGGGCGTTTGAATTTGAGCCGGCAGGTCGCCGAAGACGTGAAAAAATATTTTGGCGACAAGGTTTTTAAATCCGTCATTTTGCGCAACGTGCGCTTGAGCGAAGCGCCCAGCCACGGCAAGCCGATCATTCTTTACGACGCGGTGTGCAGCGGCGCGGAAAACTACATGAGTTTGGCTACCGAGATTTTAAATGGTCACCACGAAGAGGTTGGGAAGAGGGCTGTCCGCGCTCATTCCTGA
- a CDS encoding ParB/RepB/Spo0J family partition protein: MVTTKRLGRGLSALIPDLSTETNHQAKGGSIHEVEISRIVANPFQPRTDFDPQALAELKQSISENGLVTPITVRPYDNGYQLIAGERRFRAVQELGYERIPAYILEIRDDRQMLEMALIENVQRENLNPVEEARGYQRLIDECNLTQETVAQKVGKDRVTIANSLRLLKLPDSIQESLRKGELTAGHARALLGLPERSQQIDLWKTILKNGWSVRQVERFVQRVAKPKSTVKKKSSPTTPYAIRETEDKLRRIFGTQVRIHLQGKGGKIELEFYSENDLERLLELMQKI; encoded by the coding sequence ATGGTCACCACGAAGAGGTTGGGAAGAGGGCTGTCCGCGCTCATTCCTGATTTGAGTACGGAGACGAATCATCAAGCCAAGGGCGGTTCCATCCACGAGGTGGAAATTTCCCGCATTGTCGCCAATCCGTTTCAACCCCGCACTGATTTTGATCCTCAGGCGCTTGCCGAGTTGAAGCAGTCGATTTCCGAAAACGGCCTGGTCACCCCGATCACGGTACGGCCGTACGACAACGGCTATCAGTTGATTGCCGGCGAGCGGCGATTCCGCGCCGTGCAGGAGCTGGGCTACGAGCGCATTCCGGCGTATATCTTGGAGATTCGTGATGACCGCCAAATGCTCGAAATGGCGCTTATCGAGAATGTCCAGCGGGAAAATTTAAACCCGGTTGAAGAGGCGCGCGGTTATCAGCGTTTGATCGACGAATGCAATCTCACGCAGGAAACCGTGGCGCAAAAAGTCGGCAAGGACCGGGTGACGATTGCCAACTCGCTGCGCCTGTTGAAGCTGCCCGATTCGATTCAGGAGAGCCTGCGCAAGGGTGAACTGACCGCCGGGCACGCGCGCGCGCTGCTCGGCTTGCCGGAGCGCTCCCAGCAAATCGACCTGTGGAAAACGATCCTGAAAAACGGCTGGAGCGTCCGCCAGGTGGAGAGATTTGTCCAGCGCGTCGCCAAGCCCAAAAGCACCGTCAAAAAGAAATCGTCGCCAACCACGCCGTATGCGATTCGCGAAACCGAAGACAAGCTGCGGCGAATTTTCGGCACGCAGGTTCGCATTCATTTACAGGGCAAAGGCGGCAAGATCGAGCTGGAGTTTTACTCGGAAAATGATTTGGAGCGGCTGTTGGAGCTGATGCAGAAAATTTAA
- a CDS encoding N-acetylmuramoyl-L-alanine amidase, with translation MPETQSSWFDKILDFFRRLFGGGERKVPPPPESPPPPPPESPPPPPPESPPPGRFIAVDAGHGGSDSGAINQQLGINEKTITLAIALKLKKILEDRGHRVRMTRSEDIFVELTRRAEIANTAGTDIFVSIHCNSAGNSSANGIETYHHPDSANGRVLATKVQEAMIAAFPSHNNRGVKSANFVVLRETQMPAGLVETEFLSNNQQAQFLANPNNQQKIATAIADGIAAYFR, from the coding sequence ATGCCGGAAACACAGTCGAGTTGGTTCGACAAAATCTTGGATTTTTTTCGCCGGCTTTTTGGCGGCGGAGAGCGCAAAGTTCCGCCGCCACCGGAATCGCCGCCACCGCCGCCACCGGAATCGCCGCCACCGCCACCACCGGAATCGCCGCCACCGGGCCGGTTCATCGCGGTTGACGCCGGGCACGGCGGCAGCGACTCGGGCGCCATCAATCAACAACTCGGGATCAACGAAAAGACGATCACGCTGGCGATTGCGCTGAAATTGAAAAAAATTTTGGAAGATCGCGGCCATCGCGTGCGCATGACGCGCAGCGAGGACATTTTTGTCGAGCTCACGCGCCGCGCCGAAATTGCCAACACCGCCGGCACGGATATTTTTGTCAGCATTCACTGCAACTCTGCGGGAAACTCTTCGGCAAACGGCATCGAGACGTATCATCATCCCGACTCGGCCAATGGACGTGTGCTCGCCACCAAGGTTCAAGAGGCCATGATCGCGGCGTTTCCGTCTCACAACAATCGTGGCGTCAAATCCGCCAACTTCGTCGTATTGCGGGAAACCCAGATGCCCGCCGGCCTGGTGGAAACGGAATTTCTTTCGAACAATCAACAGGCACAGTTTCTCGCGAACCCGAATAATCAACAGAAAATTGCCACGGCGATTGCCGATGGCATTGCCGCTTACTTTCGCTAA
- a CDS encoding S8 family peptidase: protein MIKFIKCAEPAECEDLEKALESSGVKVLKKYKLTGVFKIEVPDEHPTLLQETKQLSKKNLQKAVKGLTVTEVYDDFPVQALLDQAVPRTNVDLVWKRRKNEGEDMIIGICDTGVDVTHGDLLGRILGTADFTGEGDFDGNGHGTHVATIAVGDGSRSNGKYRGVAPKAKLYMAKGLNSAGQGSASSIADGIEWLYEKGVHVISLSLGGTAQAGVKDILQVTCEAVIDAGVAVFCAAGNSGPGARTIATPGVSPKVITVGASDDHDRVADFSSRGPTVDGYEKPDIVAPGVDIIAGRSKNTALGRVIDDYYVELSGTSMATPFAAGVGLLILKEKNNLKPDELKAALENSALDLKTGNDNIEGEGRIDAYAAITGGSPRPAPEVPIDAPEPACLLTRIFGSSKAATAVLYFTRDRMLAPLPGGKWMIARYYQLSRFILRHWKLQPALNQ, encoded by the coding sequence ATGATCAAATTCATCAAATGCGCCGAACCGGCGGAGTGTGAAGATCTCGAAAAGGCGCTGGAGTCCAGCGGCGTCAAAGTGCTCAAAAAGTACAAGCTCACCGGCGTTTTCAAGATCGAAGTTCCGGATGAGCATCCAACGCTGTTGCAGGAGACGAAGCAGCTTTCGAAAAAAAATTTGCAGAAGGCGGTGAAGGGCTTGACTGTCACCGAGGTGTACGATGATTTCCCGGTACAGGCGCTGCTGGATCAAGCCGTGCCTCGCACCAATGTGGATTTGGTTTGGAAGCGTCGCAAAAATGAAGGCGAGGACATGATCATCGGCATTTGCGACACCGGCGTCGATGTCACGCACGGCGATTTGCTGGGAAGAATTCTCGGCACCGCGGATTTCACCGGCGAGGGCGATTTTGACGGCAACGGTCACGGCACGCATGTCGCAACGATTGCGGTCGGCGACGGCAGCCGCTCAAATGGCAAATATCGCGGCGTTGCGCCCAAGGCGAAGCTCTATATGGCCAAGGGTCTCAATTCCGCAGGTCAAGGCTCTGCATCTTCCATCGCCGACGGTATAGAATGGTTGTATGAGAAGGGTGTGCATGTTATCAGCCTGAGCTTGGGCGGAACGGCCCAGGCCGGCGTGAAAGATATTTTGCAAGTGACGTGCGAGGCCGTGATTGATGCGGGAGTGGCAGTGTTTTGCGCGGCAGGCAACAGCGGGCCGGGCGCGAGAACAATTGCGACGCCAGGCGTTTCCCCGAAAGTCATCACGGTTGGCGCCTCGGATGATCATGATCGCGTGGCAGATTTCAGCAGCCGCGGCCCCACGGTTGACGGTTACGAGAAGCCGGATATTGTCGCGCCGGGTGTCGATATTATTGCCGGGCGCTCCAAAAACACCGCGCTCGGCCGTGTCATCGACGATTATTACGTCGAGCTGTCCGGCACCAGCATGGCCACGCCTTTTGCCGCCGGCGTCGGATTGTTGATCTTGAAAGAAAAAAACAATTTGAAGCCGGATGAGCTGAAAGCGGCGCTGGAAAATTCGGCGTTGGATTTGAAAACCGGCAACGACAATATTGAAGGCGAGGGCCGGATCGATGCGTACGCCGCGATCACCGGCGGCAGCCCACGCCCGGCGCCGGAGGTGCCGATCGACGCGCCGGAGCCCGCATGTTTGTTGACCCGGATTTTTGGCAGCAGCAAAGCCGCGACGGCGGTTTTGTATTTCACACGCGACCGCATGCTGGCACCGCTGCCGGGCGGCAAATGGATGATCGCGCGCTATTACCAATTGTCACGATTCATTCTTCGACATTGGAAATTACAGCCGGCGCTCAATCAGTAA